A window from Bacillota bacterium encodes these proteins:
- a CDS encoding DUF5320 domain-containing protein has product MPRGDGTGPMGMGPMTGRAAGFCAGFSVPGYMNPFPRYGIGFGRGRGFRRMAYLTGLPGWIRFGYPWIGFGYPGYPMYYGGAYRTAPAADEKEFLKMQKDFLEEQLKQVNEQLGNLEKDTE; this is encoded by the coding sequence ATGCCAAGAGGAGATGGAACCGGTCCTATGGGAATGGGACCAATGACAGGCAGAGCAGCAGGTTTTTGCGCAGGGTTTTCCGTGCCTGGATACATGAATCCTTTTCCAAGATACGGTATTGGATTCGGAAGAGGCCGTGGATTCAGAAGAATGGCTTACCTCACAGGTCTTCCCGGATGGATACGTTTTGGATATCCGTGGATAGGCTTTGGGTATCCTGGGTATCCAATGTACTACGGAGGCGCTTACAGGACAGCACCTGCTGCTGATGAAAAAGAATTTTTAAAAATGCAGAAAGACTTTTTGGAAGAGCAGCTGAAGCAGGTTAATGAACAACTGGGCAATCTTGAAAAGGATACAGAATAA
- the hydF gene encoding [FeFe] hydrogenase H-cluster maturation GTPase HydF — protein MNDTPRGDRLHIALFGRRNAGKSSLINAITRQNIAVVSEVAGTTTDPVYKSMEVLPLGPVVFIDTPGIDDVGELGRLRIEKTREVLRKTDIALLVLGCDMVWGDEEGRLVEEFKKRSIPFIIVANQQDKAKNMDARNIYTGKNINMVPENTPIVMTSALTGYGIDKLIEALTKVKKEDDQRLHLIDGIVKEGDLVILVTPIDKAAPKGRLILPQQQVLRDILDNNAMALVVQDSKLEEALKKLPEPPAIVITDSQVFDRVGKILHENILLTSFSIIYARQKGNLKLFYSAVKKIEKLKDGDCILVAEGCTHHRKDDDIGTVKIPTLLKKKTGKKLEFHHVSGGFFEEDLSKYRLVIHCGACMLNKKEMEYRQEHALKSGIPMINYGIILAYLHGILDRVLEPFKKELE, from the coding sequence TTGAATGATACACCGCGAGGTGACAGGCTTCATATTGCTTTGTTCGGAAGGCGGAATGCTGGCAAATCAAGCCTTATAAATGCAATAACCCGGCAAAACATAGCTGTAGTTTCCGAGGTGGCAGGCACTACAACAGACCCTGTTTATAAAAGTATGGAAGTGTTGCCTTTGGGTCCTGTAGTATTTATAGATACACCGGGTATTGATGACGTGGGAGAACTTGGAAGGCTGAGAATTGAGAAAACCAGAGAGGTACTGAGAAAGACCGATATTGCCTTGCTTGTCTTAGGATGCGACATGGTATGGGGTGATGAGGAGGGACGTTTGGTAGAAGAGTTTAAGAAACGCTCTATACCTTTTATAATAGTCGCGAACCAACAGGACAAAGCTAAAAATATGGATGCTAGAAATATATATACAGGGAAAAACATTAATATGGTACCGGAAAATACGCCTATTGTCATGACTTCCGCTTTAACAGGTTATGGAATCGATAAATTAATTGAAGCACTGACAAAGGTTAAAAAAGAAGATGACCAAAGACTTCATTTGATTGACGGCATCGTAAAAGAGGGAGACCTTGTAATACTGGTAACTCCTATTGACAAAGCAGCTCCGAAGGGAAGGCTTATACTTCCCCAACAACAGGTTTTACGGGATATCCTGGACAATAATGCAATGGCCCTTGTGGTGCAAGATTCAAAATTGGAAGAAGCCCTTAAAAAACTACCTGAACCGCCTGCGATCGTTATAACCGATTCCCAGGTCTTTGATAGAGTAGGAAAAATACTTCATGAAAATATCCTTCTTACTTCTTTTTCAATTATTTATGCAAGACAAAAGGGGAATTTAAAGCTTTTTTATAGCGCAGTAAAAAAAATAGAAAAATTAAAAGATGGAGACTGTATCCTGGTAGCGGAGGGTTGTACCCACCATCGTAAAGATGATGATATAGGCACGGTAAAAATACCTACCCTTCTTAAAAAGAAAACGGGGAAAAAACTTGAATTTCACCATGTTTCGGGAGGTTTTTTTGAAGAAGACCTTTCTAAATACAGACTGGTTATCCATTGCGGCGCATGTATGCTTAACAAAAAGGAAATGGAGTATAGGCAGGAGCATGCGTTAAAAAGTGGTATTCCGATGATTAATTACGGGATTATTCTTGCATACTTGCACGGAATTCTTGATAGGGTATTGGAACCTTTTAAGAAAGAACTGGAATAG
- the hydG gene encoding [FeFe] hydrogenase H-cluster radical SAM maturase HydG — translation MRFLEKYKEEFKEYDSMEKDFIDDDKIWKQLNKWENPSKADVRRVLEKAAQKVRLEPEEMAILIQNKDKETIEEMYALANKLKREIYGDRIVFFAPLYISNKCANNCKYCGFRNENEKISRRTLTMDEISEEVRIMINEGQKRTVLVYGESPETDIDFICKSIQQVYSTKCKNGEIRRANINCAPLSREELKKLKEAGIGTYQVFQETYHHETYKEVHPENTIKGHYRWRLYAQDRAQDAGIDDVAIGALFGLYDWRFEAMGLLYHTIHLEEKYNGVGPHTISFPRIEPAIGTPYASSPKYAVSDEDFKKLVAILRLSVPYTGLILTARERPEVRREVIPVGVSQIDAGTRIGVGGYKKSKANMIPDKEQFQIGDTRSLDDVIRETCEMGNIPSFCTACYRAGRTGEEFMDIAKSSFVHNFCMPNAILTLKEYLLDYASKETKKVGEKAIKQYVDKMTNERIKNFIIESLQKMEIEGKRDIRV, via the coding sequence ATGAGGTTTTTAGAAAAATATAAGGAAGAATTCAAAGAGTATGATTCAATGGAAAAGGATTTTATTGATGATGATAAAATCTGGAAACAGCTTAATAAGTGGGAAAACCCGTCAAAAGCCGACGTAAGAAGAGTTCTTGAAAAAGCAGCCCAAAAAGTACGCCTTGAGCCTGAGGAAATGGCAATCCTTATTCAAAACAAGGATAAGGAAACCATAGAAGAAATGTATGCTTTAGCAAACAAACTGAAAAGGGAAATATACGGCGATAGGATAGTTTTCTTTGCTCCGTTATATATCAGCAATAAATGTGCAAACAATTGTAAATACTGCGGCTTCCGGAACGAGAACGAGAAAATATCCAGGAGGACCCTTACCATGGATGAAATCTCTGAAGAAGTAAGGATAATGATAAACGAGGGGCAAAAAAGGACAGTACTCGTTTACGGAGAATCTCCGGAAACAGATATAGACTTTATTTGTAAGAGCATACAGCAAGTATATAGTACAAAGTGCAAGAACGGCGAAATCAGGAGGGCTAATATAAACTGTGCGCCCCTTTCGAGGGAGGAGCTTAAAAAACTGAAAGAGGCAGGGATAGGGACATATCAGGTGTTCCAGGAAACATATCACCATGAAACCTATAAAGAAGTACACCCTGAAAATACCATTAAGGGCCATTACCGCTGGCGGCTTTATGCACAGGACAGGGCCCAGGATGCAGGAATAGATGATGTGGCAATAGGAGCATTATTTGGACTGTATGATTGGAGATTTGAAGCAATGGGGTTACTTTACCATACAATCCACCTGGAAGAAAAGTATAATGGAGTAGGTCCTCATACCATATCTTTTCCGAGAATAGAACCGGCTATAGGTACCCCGTATGCTTCAAGTCCCAAATATGCTGTAAGTGATGAGGATTTTAAAAAACTTGTTGCTATTTTGCGGCTGTCGGTACCTTATACCGGACTGATACTGACTGCCAGGGAAAGGCCGGAAGTAAGGAGGGAAGTAATACCTGTAGGCGTGTCCCAAATTGATGCAGGTACTAGAATAGGAGTGGGAGGTTATAAGAAGTCGAAAGCAAATATGATTCCTGATAAAGAACAATTTCAGATAGGTGATACTAGGTCCCTGGACGATGTAATTAGGGAAACATGTGAAATGGGAAATATTCCATCCTTTTGTACCGCATGTTATAGGGCCGGTAGAACAGGAGAAGAATTTATGGATATTGCAAAATCAAGTTTTGTGCATAACTTCTGTATGCCTAATGCAATATTGACATTAAAAGAATATTTATTGGACTATGCTTCAAAAGAAACGAAAAAGGTTGGAGAAAAAGCTATAAAACAGTATGTTGATAAGATGACAAATGAAAGAATAAAAAACTTTATTATAGAGTCATTACAAAAAATGGAAATAGAAGGGAAACGTGATATAAGGGTTTAA
- the zupT gene encoding zinc transporter ZupT, whose protein sequence is MDLGSILFAFSLTLFAGISAGIGGLFTTFCRKTNTKFLSFILGFSAGVMVYLSFMEILPEAKSFLVNKLGEPAGLWVTSVAFFGGVLIIAIIDKLIPSSDNPHVSHKIEEIQSCDVNYNRKRLLRTGLFTAFAITIHNFPEGIASFASALKDPALGIMIAIAIAIHNIPEGMAVSIPVFCATGSKKKAFLLSLASGLSEPLGALVGFLILKPFLNDIVFGILFAAVAGIMVYISFDELLPMAEEYGEHHLAILGLMVGMALMAISLILLII, encoded by the coding sequence ATAGATTTAGGAAGCATTTTATTTGCATTCAGCTTGACATTGTTTGCAGGAATATCTGCAGGAATAGGAGGTCTTTTTACTACTTTTTGCAGAAAGACTAACACAAAATTTTTATCATTCATTTTGGGATTTTCAGCAGGAGTAATGGTTTACCTATCTTTTATGGAAATTCTCCCCGAAGCAAAAAGTTTCCTGGTGAATAAGTTGGGAGAACCTGCAGGCTTATGGGTTACTTCAGTTGCTTTTTTTGGCGGAGTGCTTATTATTGCAATAATTGATAAACTTATACCTTCAAGTGACAACCCTCATGTATCTCATAAAATAGAAGAAATACAAAGCTGTGATGTTAATTATAACAGGAAGAGACTTTTAAGGACAGGTTTGTTTACTGCATTTGCCATAACAATACATAATTTCCCTGAGGGGATTGCTTCTTTTGCATCAGCCCTTAAGGATCCTGCTCTTGGAATTATGATAGCAATTGCGATAGCTATACATAACATACCTGAAGGCATGGCTGTATCAATACCGGTTTTTTGTGCAACAGGGAGTAAGAAAAAAGCGTTTTTGCTTTCATTGGCTTCCGGATTATCAGAACCTTTAGGTGCTTTGGTGGGATTCCTGATACTTAAGCCATTTTTAAATGATATAGTTTTTGGTATTTTATTTGCAGCTGTAGCAGGTATAATGGTATATATTTCGTTTGATGAATTGCTTCCTATGGCAGAAGAATATGGAGAACATCATCTTGCCATCCTAGGCCTTATGGTAGGAATGGCTTTAATGGCAATAAGCCTGATATTGCTTATTATATAA
- a CDS encoding HAD family hydrolase has product MLEAVIFDMDGVIIDSEPIYHEVEMGMFKEFGLDLTDKHRHMYAGVRTVDMWVELKEKYDIPLSIEELVKIEAERVRACLKAKNAIEPVCGIRELLEKLHKNNIKIALASSSSMADIEIVLNETGLKEYFSVIVSGDHVERGKPAPDIFLHAVSKLGAEPENCIVIEDASSGVKAAKAARLKCIAYRNPNSGNQDLSEADMVVESFYDVISML; this is encoded by the coding sequence ATGTTAGAGGCAGTGATTTTTGACATGGATGGGGTCATAATAGATAGCGAGCCCATATACCATGAAGTTGAGATGGGAATGTTTAAAGAATTTGGCCTTGATTTGACCGATAAACATAGACATATGTATGCTGGGGTGAGGACAGTGGACATGTGGGTGGAATTAAAAGAGAAATACGATATTCCGCTGTCAATAGAAGAATTGGTAAAAATAGAAGCAGAAAGAGTAAGGGCATGCCTTAAGGCAAAAAATGCAATTGAGCCTGTTTGTGGTATTAGAGAATTGTTGGAGAAATTACATAAAAATAACATTAAGATTGCCTTGGCTTCTTCAAGCAGTATGGCGGATATAGAAATAGTATTAAACGAAACAGGATTGAAAGAGTACTTTTCGGTTATCGTAAGCGGGGACCATGTTGAAAGAGGGAAACCGGCCCCCGATATATTCTTGCATGCTGTATCCAAGCTTGGTGCAGAACCTGAAAATTGCATTGTTATTGAAGATGCAAGCAGTGGAGTTAAAGCTGCAAAGGCTGCCCGTTTGAAGTGCATAGCATACAGGAATCCTAATTCAGGTAATCAGGACCTGTCTGAAGCGGATATGGTTGTGGAAAGCTTTTATGATGTTATTTCCATGCTTTAA
- a CDS encoding retropepsin-like domain-containing protein has product MNVYLFDRLICTDITVTFNGKSKTLKNVVVDTGAAQSIINSIFVADLEIAPSFKDKMVKTRGIGGDLEFFYRTVDELKIGDFTFKNYEIDFGEIDPKGEISGLIGLDLLNELRAVIDVEIPIIYNKT; this is encoded by the coding sequence ATGAATGTATACTTGTTTGACAGGCTTATCTGTACTGATATAACAGTTACTTTTAATGGTAAGTCCAAGACTTTAAAAAATGTTGTAGTAGATACAGGCGCAGCGCAATCAATCATCAATTCCATTTTTGTTGCTGATTTGGAAATTGCACCAAGCTTCAAGGATAAGATGGTTAAAACCAGAGGAATTGGTGGAGATTTGGAGTTTTTTTATAGGACCGTAGATGAACTGAAAATCGGGGACTTCACTTTTAAAAACTATGAAATCGACTTTGGAGAAATTGATCCCAAAGGCGAAATATCAGGTTTAATCGGCCTGGACTTACTAAATGAACTTCGTGCTGTTATAGATGTAGAAATTCCTATAATCTACAATAAAACTTAA
- a CDS encoding nucleotidyltransferase domain-containing protein, which translates to MASNVKIKNKDIINILTEVKESMFKIFGVKLRKVILFGSYARNEADKESDVDILLLIDDEQENIKRYHDSIVDTMVKLSLKYGLVVSITEQEYKQYMKYITFVPFYANVNNEGVEFYVR; encoded by the coding sequence ATGGCAAGTAATGTGAAAATAAAAAATAAAGACATAATTAATATCCTCACAGAGGTAAAAGAAAGCATGTTCAAGATATTTGGTGTTAAACTTAGAAAGGTTATTTTATTTGGATCTTATGCCAGAAACGAAGCCGATAAAGAATCTGACGTGGATATTCTACTCTTAATTGACGATGAACAAGAGAATATTAAACGCTATCATGATTCTATTGTTGATACTATGGTGAAATTATCTTTAAAATATGGACTTGTAGTGTCAATAACAGAACAGGAGTACAAACAATATATGAAGTATATTACATTTGTACCTTTCTATGCGAATGTAAATAATGAGGGAGTGGAATTCTATGTTAGATAA
- a CDS encoding HEPN domain-containing protein — translation MLDNQNDLSKYRLEKSKEDLLSSKLLFENGLYKQSVNRSYYSIFHATRALLALDKFDSKKHSGIIAYFNQKYIATGKIEIEFSKILMSAQKIRNSSDYDEFYIVSIKDAENQINNATKFIDRIEKFLTQT, via the coding sequence ATGTTAGATAATCAAAATGACCTAAGTAAGTACAGATTAGAAAAATCCAAGGAGGATTTGCTTAGTTCAAAATTATTATTCGAAAATGGTTTATACAAACAATCGGTAAATCGTTCATATTATTCTATATTTCATGCAACAAGAGCATTATTAGCCTTGGATAAATTTGATTCTAAAAAGCACTCAGGAATAATTGCATATTTTAATCAGAAATATATTGCGACTGGGAAAATTGAAATAGAGTTTTCCAAGATACTTATGAGTGCACAAAAAATCAGGAATAGTAGTGACTACGATGAGTTTTATATAGTAAGTATAAAAGATGCTGAGAATCAAATTAATAATGCAACAAAATTTATAGATAGAATTGAAAAGTTTCTAACACAGACATAA